In Streptomyces sp. NBC_00306, a single genomic region encodes these proteins:
- a CDS encoding NADP-dependent oxidoreductase: MQAITVRDREAGARGLALTELPYPHAAENDVIVRVHAAGFTRGELTWPGTWTDRAGRDRTPSVPGHELSGVVAELGYGTTGLTVGQSVFGLADWTRDGSLAEYTAVEARNLAPLPSDIDHTVAAALPIPGLTAWQGLFDHGRLTAGQTVLIHGAAGSVGSIAVQLAREVGARVIATGRSADRDVALGLGADVFVDLQADRLEDTGRVDVLFDVIGGEILDRSAALVRAGGTLVTVAAPPTVKPEDGRAVFFVVEPDRARLTDLAQRLRDGRLTPIVGEVRSLAETPSAFEPGRGRAGRTIIRIVSDSSTEAGSQ, encoded by the coding sequence ATGCAAGCCATCACCGTCCGCGACCGTGAAGCCGGTGCCCGTGGACTCGCCCTGACGGAACTGCCCTATCCCCACGCTGCCGAGAACGACGTCATCGTGCGCGTGCACGCCGCCGGCTTCACCCGCGGGGAACTCACCTGGCCGGGGACCTGGACCGACCGCGCCGGCCGCGACCGGACTCCGAGTGTGCCCGGTCACGAGCTCTCGGGAGTGGTGGCCGAGCTGGGGTACGGCACCACCGGTCTCACTGTCGGCCAGAGCGTCTTCGGACTGGCCGACTGGACCCGTGACGGATCGCTGGCCGAGTACACCGCGGTGGAGGCTCGCAACCTGGCCCCGCTTCCCTCGGACATCGACCACACCGTGGCCGCGGCGCTGCCGATCCCGGGGTTGACCGCATGGCAAGGTCTGTTCGACCACGGGCGTCTCACGGCGGGGCAGACGGTCCTGATCCACGGTGCCGCCGGCAGCGTCGGGTCGATCGCGGTCCAACTCGCACGCGAGGTGGGAGCGCGGGTCATCGCCACCGGACGGTCCGCCGACCGGGACGTCGCTCTCGGTCTGGGCGCCGACGTCTTCGTGGACCTCCAGGCGGACCGGCTGGAGGACACCGGAAGGGTCGACGTTCTCTTCGACGTCATCGGCGGTGAGATCCTCGACCGCTCGGCCGCCCTCGTGCGGGCCGGTGGCACCCTCGTCACCGTTGCCGCCCCGCCCACCGTCAAGCCCGAGGACGGACGGGCCGTCTTCTTCGTCGTCGAACCCGACCGGGCTCGGCTCACCGATCTCGCGCAGCGACTGCGGGACGGGCGACTCACGCCGATCGTCGGCGAGGTACGTTCGCTCGCCGAGACACCCTCGGCTTTCGAGCCCGGGCGCGGCAGGGCCGGCAGGACCATCATCCGCATCGTGTCGGACAGCTCGACGGAGGCAGGCTCACAGTGA
- a CDS encoding HD domain-containing protein, with protein sequence MSLGTLPMPDSVTAAAALEVATAYHSPALLNHSLRAYVWAAARGAAEDIAFDPELLYVAALFHDIGLVPAFDSHTVAFEEAGGHVAQVFAAGAGWPAQRREHLADVIGRHMWPQVEVSTDPEGHLLARATATEVVGREADDYPAAFRAEVLERYPRLDLSEQFLSCFQDQAARKPDSSAAGAVRSGLAERMAANPLDSPV encoded by the coding sequence ATGTCGCTCGGCACTCTCCCCATGCCCGACAGCGTGACGGCGGCCGCTGCCCTGGAGGTGGCGACCGCCTACCACTCCCCCGCACTGCTCAACCACTCACTGCGTGCCTACGTGTGGGCAGCCGCCCGCGGCGCGGCCGAGGATATTGCCTTCGACCCCGAACTCCTCTACGTAGCGGCGCTCTTCCACGACATCGGACTGGTGCCGGCATTCGACAGCCACACCGTCGCGTTCGAGGAGGCAGGCGGCCACGTCGCCCAGGTCTTCGCGGCCGGCGCCGGATGGCCGGCCCAGCGCCGCGAGCACCTGGCGGACGTCATCGGCCGCCATATGTGGCCGCAGGTGGAGGTGTCCACGGACCCCGAGGGACACCTGCTGGCCCGCGCCACCGCCACCGAGGTCGTCGGCAGGGAGGCGGACGACTACCCGGCCGCCTTCCGGGCCGAGGTGCTGGAGCGCTACCCGAGGCTGGACCTCTCCGAGCAGTTCCTGTCGTGCTTCCAGGACCAGGCCGCACGCAAACCCGACAGCTCCGCAGCGGGAGCCGTGCGATCGGGACTCGCCGAGAGAATGGCCGCCAACCCGCTCGACTCCCCTGTCTAG
- a CDS encoding LacI family DNA-binding transcriptional regulator: MGEKRRPTIKTVAARAGVGRTTVSRVINGSSLVSDEAKAAVLDAIAELGYVPNSVARGLVTSRTNSIALVIPESESRLGSEPYFAAVIRGVSTGLADTRTQLQLVLVRDKGERDQLTDSVAERRVDGVLLVSVHEHDPLPSLLEALGLPTVLAGRRSAAESLSHAYSDNLGGAAVAVRHLLARGRAAIATIAGPLDMDVGRARLQGWREALAEAGRGADERLVATADFTEEGGRRAMRSLLERAPELDAVFVASDVMAAGAMLELHSQGRRIPDDVAVVGFDDSFIARHTDPPLTSVRQPVEEIGSTIARILLAEIADADAPRQQIMLPTELVVRSSS; encoded by the coding sequence ATGGGGGAAAAGCGGCGACCGACCATCAAGACCGTGGCCGCACGTGCCGGGGTCGGGCGCACCACCGTCTCGCGGGTCATCAACGGCTCGTCCCTCGTCAGCGACGAGGCCAAGGCCGCCGTTCTGGACGCCATCGCCGAACTCGGCTACGTACCCAACTCGGTGGCACGTGGCCTGGTGACCAGCAGGACCAACTCCATCGCGCTGGTGATTCCCGAGTCGGAGAGCCGGCTCGGCTCGGAGCCGTATTTCGCCGCCGTCATCCGGGGGGTGAGCACCGGCCTCGCCGACACGCGGACCCAGCTCCAACTGGTGCTCGTACGCGACAAAGGCGAGCGCGACCAGCTCACCGACTCCGTCGCGGAGCGGCGCGTGGACGGAGTGCTGCTCGTCTCGGTGCACGAGCACGACCCGCTGCCGAGCCTCCTCGAAGCCCTCGGGCTGCCCACCGTCCTCGCCGGTCGGCGCTCCGCTGCCGAGTCCCTGAGCCACGCCTACTCCGACAACCTCGGCGGCGCCGCGGTGGCGGTCCGGCATCTGCTGGCCCGCGGCCGGGCCGCGATCGCGACCATCGCGGGGCCGCTGGACATGGACGTCGGCCGCGCGCGGCTCCAGGGCTGGCGAGAGGCCCTGGCGGAAGCCGGCCGCGGCGCGGACGAACGCCTGGTCGCCACAGCCGACTTCACCGAAGAGGGCGGACGTCGGGCCATGCGTTCGCTTCTTGAACGGGCACCCGAACTCGACGCCGTCTTCGTCGCCTCGGACGTAATGGCTGCGGGGGCGATGCTGGAACTGCACAGCCAGGGGCGACGCATCCCGGACGACGTGGCCGTGGTCGGCTTCGACGACTCCTTCATCGCCCGCCACACCGATCCTCCGCTGACGAGCGTGCGCCAGCCGGTCGAGGAGATCGGGTCCACCATCGCCCGCATCCTGCTCGCCGAGATCGCCGACGCCGACGCGCCCCGTCAGCAGATCATGCTTCCCACCGAACTCGTCGTCCGCAGCTCGTCCTGA
- a CDS encoding ABC transporter substrate-binding protein, with amino-acid sequence MSRAQKLLRTRGVAAVAAVAALGLVAACGGSDTGGTGGGVKDGKVTITMGLFGVMGYKETGLLDRYMKEHPNVTIKAEVAGDEQTYYTALQTHLAAGSGLKDIQGIEIGRAKELVDTQAAKFVDLGDVAGVDHFLPWKLSQVTTKDDKVIGLGTDIGPMAVCYRKDLFQQAGLPTDREKVAELWEGDWSKYVAAGKTFKAGFKGGKVAFMDSSSGLFNAMIYGNSQQFYDKDGRLVYQDNPVVTDAWTLASQAATSGLTAKLRQFQPGWDPALANSTFATTVCPAWMLGHISEKAGPKNKGKWDVAKAPKGANWGGSFLGVMDKSPVKEEAKKLVAWLTAPEQQAHVFEKIGNFPSSQQALSAPQVANATSEYFSEAPIGKIFGAAAEEIPDEQILGRKDGTIKDIFSQGLTLIEAQNQSPDKAWKTTDERIKKAAG; translated from the coding sequence ATGAGCAGGGCTCAGAAACTGCTGCGTACAAGAGGCGTAGCCGCTGTCGCGGCCGTGGCCGCACTCGGACTGGTCGCTGCCTGCGGAGGCAGCGACACGGGCGGAACCGGCGGAGGCGTCAAGGACGGCAAGGTCACCATCACCATGGGCCTGTTCGGCGTCATGGGCTACAAGGAGACGGGGCTCCTCGACCGGTACATGAAGGAGCACCCGAACGTCACCATCAAGGCCGAGGTGGCCGGCGACGAGCAGACGTACTACACCGCCCTGCAGACCCATCTCGCGGCGGGCAGCGGCCTCAAAGACATCCAGGGCATAGAGATCGGCCGGGCCAAGGAGCTCGTCGACACCCAGGCCGCCAAGTTCGTCGACCTGGGGGACGTCGCCGGTGTCGACCACTTCCTGCCCTGGAAGCTGAGCCAGGTCACCACCAAGGACGACAAGGTCATCGGGCTCGGCACGGACATCGGCCCGATGGCCGTCTGCTACCGCAAGGACCTGTTCCAGCAGGCGGGCCTGCCCACCGACCGCGAGAAGGTCGCCGAGCTGTGGGAGGGCGACTGGTCGAAGTACGTGGCGGCCGGAAAGACCTTCAAGGCCGGATTCAAGGGCGGCAAGGTCGCCTTCATGGACAGCTCCAGCGGCCTGTTCAACGCCATGATCTACGGCAACTCCCAGCAGTTCTACGACAAGGACGGCAGGCTCGTCTACCAGGACAACCCCGTCGTCACCGATGCGTGGACACTGGCCTCGCAGGCGGCCACCTCGGGGCTCACCGCCAAGCTCCGGCAGTTCCAGCCCGGTTGGGATCCGGCCCTCGCCAACAGCACCTTCGCCACCACCGTGTGCCCCGCCTGGATGCTCGGCCACATCAGCGAGAAGGCGGGCCCGAAGAACAAGGGCAAGTGGGACGTCGCGAAAGCCCCGAAGGGCGCCAACTGGGGCGGCTCGTTCCTCGGCGTCATGGACAAGAGCCCGGTGAAGGAAGAGGCGAAGAAGCTGGTCGCCTGGCTCACGGCACCGGAACAGCAGGCCCATGTCTTCGAGAAGATCGGCAACTTCCCTTCTTCGCAACAGGCGTTGTCCGCACCCCAGGTCGCGAACGCGACGTCCGAGTACTTCAGCGAAGCGCCGATCGGCAAGATCTTCGGCGCCGCCGCCGAGGAGATCCCCGACGAGCAGATCCTCGGCCGTAAGGACGGCACGATCAAGGACATCTTCTCGCAGGGCCTGACGCTGATCGAGGCGCAGAACCAGAGCCCCGACAAGGCGTGGAAGACCACCGACGAGCGCATCAAGAAGGCCGCCGGATGA
- a CDS encoding carbohydrate ABC transporter permease, which yields MSPDPRIRHDRDRPRRRMLLHRLDLRGAPYAFIAPFFAVFAAFSFYPLVYTGWISLHRVELASLDLMEWVAFDNYVALWEDERFWNALFNTFTIGVISTVPQLLMALGLAHLLNYRLRGSTFFRVAALTPYATSVGAAALVFTMLFERDFGMINWLLSVVGIDNIDWENNKWAAQTAISTIVIWRWTGYNALLYLAAMQAVPRERYEAAAIDGASRWQQFLKVTIPGIRSTVIFTIVLSTIGATQLFGEPLIFGQGPNGITGGADNQYQTLGLLLYEEGWKNYQMGRAATVAWAMFLVLILIFVIQRVVKRIASRRA from the coding sequence ATCTCCCCCGACCCTCGAATCCGTCACGATCGCGACCGGCCGCGCCGCCGCATGCTGCTGCACCGGCTCGACCTGCGGGGCGCGCCCTACGCCTTCATCGCACCCTTCTTCGCCGTGTTCGCGGCCTTCAGCTTCTACCCCCTCGTCTACACGGGCTGGATCTCCCTCCACCGGGTCGAACTGGCCTCATTGGACCTGATGGAGTGGGTGGCGTTCGACAACTACGTCGCTCTGTGGGAGGACGAGCGCTTCTGGAACGCGCTGTTCAACACCTTCACCATCGGCGTCATCTCCACGGTGCCCCAGCTCCTGATGGCCCTGGGCCTGGCGCATCTGCTCAACTACCGGCTGCGTGGCTCCACGTTCTTCCGTGTGGCGGCCCTGACGCCCTACGCCACCTCGGTGGGCGCCGCAGCGCTTGTCTTCACCATGCTCTTCGAACGCGACTTCGGCATGATCAACTGGCTGCTGAGCGTGGTGGGGATCGACAACATCGACTGGGAGAACAACAAGTGGGCCGCCCAGACGGCCATCTCCACCATCGTGATCTGGCGCTGGACGGGCTACAACGCACTCCTGTATCTCGCGGCGATGCAGGCCGTGCCGCGCGAGCGTTACGAGGCGGCGGCCATCGACGGCGCCTCCCGCTGGCAGCAGTTCCTCAAGGTGACCATTCCCGGGATCCGCTCCACCGTCATCTTCACCATCGTGCTCTCCACCATCGGCGCCACCCAGCTCTTCGGTGAGCCGCTCATCTTCGGCCAGGGCCCGAACGGCATCACCGGCGGAGCCGACAACCAGTACCAGACCCTCGGCCTGCTCCTCTACGAGGAGGGCTGGAAGAACTACCAGATGGGGCGTGCGGCGACCGTCGCCTGGGCGATGTTCCTGGTGCTGATCCTCATCTTCGTCATCCAGCGCGTCGTCAAGCGCATCGCGTCCCGCAGGGCCTGA
- a CDS encoding carbohydrate ABC transporter permease, which produces MTTQSFRAHPDVRPHPLPAASRPRRRLLAPKAGRQHHAGPVTYLLLGIAALVSLFPLYWTMVAASSDNTRVTQSPPPFLPGPHLLENLGKAWQDAALGKAMLNSFIVAGVIALSTVLFATLAGFAFAKLRFKGRNILLMLVIGTMMVPPQLGVVPLFMMMSDLGWGQRLPAVIFPTLVSAVGVFFMRQYLAEALPDELVEAGRVDGAHSLRIFWSIVLPVARPAMAVLFMITFVHAWNDFFWPFIVLDMSNPTVPVALTQLSAGYVRDQSLIMAGALLGTLPLLAMFIVFGRQIVGGIMQGAVKG; this is translated from the coding sequence ATGACCACCCAGAGCTTCCGGGCCCACCCGGACGTACGCCCGCACCCCCTCCCCGCCGCTTCACGACCGCGACGGCGCCTGCTCGCACCCAAGGCCGGACGCCAGCACCACGCGGGGCCTGTCACCTACCTCCTGCTCGGCATCGCCGCCCTCGTATCGCTCTTTCCTCTCTACTGGACGATGGTGGCGGCTTCGAGCGACAACACCCGGGTCACCCAGTCCCCGCCGCCGTTCCTGCCAGGACCGCACCTCCTGGAGAACCTCGGCAAGGCGTGGCAGGACGCCGCGCTCGGCAAAGCCATGCTGAACAGCTTCATCGTCGCGGGCGTCATCGCCCTGTCGACGGTCCTGTTCGCGACTCTGGCCGGCTTCGCCTTCGCCAAACTGCGTTTCAAGGGGCGCAACATCCTGCTCATGCTCGTCATCGGGACGATGATGGTGCCGCCCCAACTCGGCGTCGTGCCCCTGTTCATGATGATGAGCGATCTCGGCTGGGGGCAGCGGCTGCCCGCGGTCATCTTCCCCACGCTCGTCAGCGCCGTCGGCGTGTTCTTCATGCGCCAGTACCTCGCCGAAGCACTGCCGGACGAACTCGTCGAGGCGGGCCGGGTGGACGGCGCGCACTCACTCCGGATCTTCTGGAGCATCGTTCTGCCGGTTGCCAGGCCGGCGATGGCGGTGCTCTTCATGATCACGTTCGTGCACGCGTGGAACGACTTCTTCTGGCCGTTCATCGTGCTCGACATGAGCAATCCGACGGTTCCCGTCGCGCTCACCCAGCTCAGCGCGGGTTACGTCCGCGACCAGTCACTCATCATGGCCGGCGCCCTGCTCGGCACGCTCCCCCTGCTGGCGATGTTCATCGTCTTCGGTCGCCAGATCGTCGGCGGCATCATGCAGGGAGCGGTCAAGGGCTGA
- a CDS encoding GH1 family beta-glucosidase, with the protein MDTAARHLSPTSRSDEDRIFPQGFTWGTATAAYQIEGAAGLDGRTPSIWDTYSRTPGKVRNGDTGDIATDHYHRWREDVAIMADLGVNAYRFSLAWPRIQPTGRGPAVQKGLDFYRRLTDELLNHGIEPLATLYHWDLPQELEDAGGWPERATAERFAEYAALAAEALGDKVRTWTTLNEPWCSAFLGYASGVHAPGRTDPVAALRAAHHLNLGHGRAVQALRANLPGDARIAVTLNLHHVRPLTEGAEDVDAARRIDTLANGVFTGPMLDGSYPTELFRDTARLTDWSFVREGDTAEIHQPLDFLGVNYYTPTLVSGGAADGSHRSDGHGKSAHSPWPGADDVSFHLPPGPTTAMGWAVDPSGLTDLLLRVGAEFPRLPLVITENGAAFDDYVDPAGEVLDPDRIAYLHGHLAAVHSAIESGVDVRGYFLWSLLDNFEWGYGYSKRFGAVYVDYATGKRIPKASARWYADVARTGTLPGRTTDE; encoded by the coding sequence GTGGACACCGCTGCCCGACACCTCTCGCCCACTTCCCGAAGCGACGAGGACCGCATCTTCCCCCAGGGATTCACCTGGGGAACGGCGACCGCCGCGTACCAGATCGAAGGCGCCGCCGGCCTGGACGGCCGCACCCCCTCCATCTGGGACACCTACTCCCGCACCCCTGGCAAGGTCCGCAACGGTGACACCGGCGACATCGCCACCGACCACTACCACCGCTGGCGTGAGGACGTCGCGATCATGGCCGATCTCGGTGTGAACGCCTACCGGTTCTCGCTGGCTTGGCCCCGCATCCAGCCCACCGGACGGGGCCCCGCCGTCCAGAAGGGTCTGGACTTCTACCGACGGCTCACGGACGAACTGCTGAACCATGGCATCGAACCCCTCGCCACCCTCTACCACTGGGATCTGCCCCAGGAACTCGAGGACGCCGGAGGCTGGCCGGAACGCGCCACGGCCGAGCGGTTCGCCGAGTACGCGGCTCTCGCCGCCGAGGCTCTCGGTGACAAGGTGCGTACCTGGACCACCCTCAACGAGCCCTGGTGCAGCGCCTTCCTCGGGTACGCCTCGGGGGTGCACGCCCCCGGCCGCACCGATCCCGTCGCCGCGCTGCGAGCGGCCCATCACCTCAACCTCGGCCACGGCAGGGCCGTCCAGGCGCTGCGCGCGAACCTCCCCGGAGATGCGCGCATCGCCGTCACCCTCAACCTCCACCATGTACGCCCTCTCACCGAGGGTGCCGAGGACGTCGATGCCGCCCGCCGCATCGACACATTGGCCAACGGCGTGTTCACCGGCCCCATGCTCGACGGCAGTTACCCCACCGAGCTGTTCCGGGACACGGCGCGTCTCACCGACTGGTCCTTCGTACGCGAGGGCGATACGGCGGAGATCCACCAGCCGCTCGACTTCCTGGGCGTCAACTACTACACGCCCACGCTGGTTTCCGGCGGCGCCGCCGACGGGAGCCATCGCTCCGACGGGCACGGCAAGAGCGCGCACAGCCCCTGGCCCGGGGCCGATGATGTGTCCTTCCATCTCCCACCCGGTCCCACCACCGCCATGGGGTGGGCGGTCGACCCGAGTGGCCTGACCGATCTGCTGCTTCGCGTCGGAGCGGAGTTCCCGAGGCTTCCCCTGGTGATCACCGAGAACGGCGCGGCCTTCGACGACTATGTCGACCCCGCCGGAGAGGTCCTCGACCCTGACCGGATCGCCTACCTGCACGGGCACTTGGCCGCCGTGCACAGCGCGATCGAGTCGGGCGTGGACGTCCGCGGCTACTTCCTGTGGTCGCTGCTCGACAACTTCGAATGGGGCTACGGCTACAGCAAGCGCTTCGGCGCGGTCTACGTCGACTACGCGACGGGCAAGCGCATTCCGAAGGCAAGCGCCCGGTGGTACGCCGATGTCGCCAGGACCGGGACGCTCCCGGGTAGGACGACGGACGAGTGA
- a CDS encoding GNAT family N-acetyltransferase yields MTGLGPVAWPPASIRTERLVLRQSEARDRAAFIELFASREVRTYLGGPRPRDELEREVPELPGRRTGLFVIDLDGAMIGTISLDRRDADRPGHVRPDTAEAELGYMFLPEAWGCGYAAEACAAVLDWVADVLPGEPVVLCTQTLNDRSMRLAAKLGFTEVERFEEYGAEQWLGVWSPATPSG; encoded by the coding sequence ATGACCGGACTCGGCCCCGTCGCCTGGCCGCCTGCCTCGATAAGGACCGAGCGGCTCGTCCTCCGACAGTCCGAGGCCCGGGACCGTGCGGCGTTCATCGAGTTGTTCGCCTCGCGGGAGGTGCGCACTTACCTCGGTGGCCCTCGCCCGCGTGACGAGCTCGAACGCGAGGTGCCTGAACTGCCCGGTCGGCGCACTGGCCTTTTCGTGATCGATCTCGACGGAGCGATGATCGGGACGATCTCGCTCGATCGACGTGACGCGGACCGACCGGGTCACGTCCGCCCGGACACCGCGGAGGCCGAGCTCGGGTACATGTTCCTGCCGGAGGCGTGGGGATGCGGGTATGCCGCCGAGGCGTGCGCAGCGGTGCTCGACTGGGTCGCCGACGTACTCCCCGGCGAGCCGGTGGTGCTCTGCACCCAGACCCTCAACGACCGTTCGATGCGCCTCGCGGCGAAGCTGGGGTTCACCGAGGTCGAGCGGTTCGAGGAGTACGGCGCCGAGCAGTGGTTGGGCGTATGGTCCCCGGCCACGCCTTCCGGTTGA
- a CDS encoding serine hydrolase domain-containing protein translates to MENVHRAGMPGLFAEVRDGDTTWRGAVGVADVDTGRPVTADMRHRVGSITKTFTAAAVLQQVQSGRIGLDTPIGRYLPKLVPGERGDAISVRMLINHTSGLAEYLPYAYPSLKAFPVLADTGPQSMDDNRLTRFHPTELIGMGVTAPAVGAPGGTPGVYSNTNYLLLGELLEQVTGTTAERYITRNVIERAGLDDTEFPADPYIDGPHSRIYEAWFGMIDPPRDYSVYDMSWVGPAASLISTVADLNRFFGMLLAGEIVRPSSLEQMQRTVPVVSQEGKVIDYGLGLHPTEAPGQGTFWGHGGTVWGAGALSMASADGKRQMSVAVNLQRWNRLDSSGRPQPHPIDDALAALYRVAMYG, encoded by the coding sequence ATGGAGAACGTCCACCGCGCCGGGATGCCGGGCTTGTTCGCCGAGGTGCGCGATGGCGACACGACCTGGCGCGGCGCCGTGGGGGTCGCCGATGTCGACACCGGTCGCCCCGTCACGGCCGACATGCGGCATCGTGTCGGCAGCATCACCAAGACCTTCACCGCCGCCGCCGTTCTGCAGCAGGTCCAGAGCGGTCGGATCGGTCTCGACACGCCGATCGGCCGGTACCTTCCGAAGCTGGTTCCCGGAGAACGCGGTGACGCGATCTCGGTCCGGATGCTGATCAACCACACCAGCGGCCTCGCGGAGTACCTCCCGTATGCCTATCCCTCTCTCAAGGCATTCCCAGTCCTCGCGGACACCGGGCCGCAGAGCATGGACGACAACCGGCTCACGCGGTTTCACCCCACGGAACTGATCGGGATGGGGGTCACCGCACCTGCCGTCGGAGCTCCGGGCGGCACACCAGGGGTGTACTCCAACACCAACTACCTGCTGCTGGGGGAGCTCCTGGAACAGGTGACCGGCACAACGGCCGAGCGGTACATCACCCGGAACGTCATCGAGCGCGCCGGGCTCGATGACACGGAATTCCCCGCCGATCCGTATATCGACGGGCCGCATTCGCGGATCTACGAGGCGTGGTTCGGCATGATCGACCCGCCGCGCGACTACAGCGTCTACGACATGTCATGGGTGGGGCCGGCGGCCTCGCTGATATCGACCGTCGCGGACCTCAACCGCTTCTTCGGCATGCTGCTCGCCGGCGAGATCGTCCGCCCGTCGTCGCTGGAGCAGATGCAACGCACCGTCCCGGTCGTGTCCCAGGAGGGAAAAGTGATCGACTACGGCCTCGGCCTGCACCCGACGGAGGCTCCCGGGCAGGGCACCTTCTGGGGGCACGGCGGCACGGTCTGGGGTGCTGGAGCGCTGTCGATGGCCAGTGCCGACGGCAAGCGGCAGATGTCCGTCGCGGTGAACCTGCAGAGGTGGAACAGGCTCGACTCCTCGGGCAGACCGCAGCCCCATCCCATCGATGACGCGCTTGCGGCTCTCTACCGCGTGGCAATGTACGGCTGA
- a CDS encoding TetR/AcrR family transcriptional regulator, translating into MAGRRRWSTEEILEAATELLRTSDAESFSVRKLGAVLGTDSSSLYRHFRSKTELLRAVADRILLAAMDGHRPEGDWKQRITALALRVREAFGQQPQLAAVWGRYASSGTGSRLVMEEVLQALRASGLPDEEIPARYHRIAVLIAALIASEAGVSTITPEEYEQGQELFRVAVLGADPERFPALAHFARDVRPLGADRQAAFEEILAAQLAHIEAAIPPSRPSGSGSGRD; encoded by the coding sequence ATGGCAGGCCGAAGGCGCTGGTCGACCGAGGAGATCCTGGAAGCGGCAACGGAGTTGCTGCGCACGAGCGACGCCGAGTCGTTCAGCGTGCGCAAGCTCGGCGCCGTACTCGGGACCGATTCCTCCAGCCTCTACCGGCACTTCCGCAGCAAGACCGAACTACTGCGCGCGGTGGCCGACCGGATCCTCCTGGCCGCCATGGACGGGCACCGCCCCGAGGGCGACTGGAAGCAGCGCATCACGGCCCTGGCCCTGCGCGTGAGAGAGGCCTTCGGTCAGCAGCCCCAGCTCGCCGCGGTCTGGGGTCGCTACGCGTCGAGCGGCACCGGTTCCCGGCTGGTCATGGAAGAAGTACTGCAGGCCCTGCGAGCATCCGGACTGCCCGACGAGGAAATTCCAGCCCGCTACCACCGGATCGCCGTCCTCATCGCCGCGTTGATCGCCTCCGAGGCCGGGGTCAGCACGATCACCCCGGAGGAGTACGAACAGGGCCAGGAGCTGTTCCGCGTCGCCGTACTCGGCGCCGACCCCGAACGCTTCCCCGCTCTCGCCCACTTCGCCCGCGACGTCCGCCCCCTCGGGGCAGACCGCCAGGCCGCCTTCGAAGAGATCCTCGCCGCCCAACTCGCCCACATCGAGGCGGCAATCCCCCCGAGCCGGCCGTCTGGCTCGGGGAGTGGACGCGATTGA
- a CDS encoding TetR/AcrR family transcriptional regulator, with translation MRADARKNRDHLLAVAGTAITEQGVDVAMRDIARRADVGLATLLRHFPTREALLDALLRSSFDELTAKAGALETSASPEDALVTWLRDCVAWTTEYRGVTVLMAAAIEDTESALHASCVTLRAAGARLLTRAQAAGSARSDIDGTDVFALVAMLAWLGDQPSLKPRADRLFDVVAGAILTSAGNG, from the coding sequence ATGCGGGCCGATGCGAGGAAGAACCGCGACCACCTGCTCGCGGTAGCGGGTACCGCCATCACCGAGCAGGGCGTCGACGTGGCCATGCGCGACATCGCGCGCAGGGCCGATGTCGGGCTCGCGACGCTGCTGCGTCACTTCCCGACGCGGGAGGCGCTGCTCGACGCCCTGCTCCGCTCGAGCTTCGACGAACTGACGGCGAAGGCGGGTGCGCTCGAGACGTCGGCCTCGCCCGAAGACGCTCTCGTTACGTGGCTGCGCGACTGCGTCGCGTGGACAACCGAGTACCGAGGTGTGACCGTGCTGATGGCAGCCGCCATCGAGGACACCGAATCCGCACTCCACGCTTCGTGCGTCACCCTGCGCGCAGCCGGTGCGCGGCTCCTCACCCGCGCCCAGGCTGCGGGCTCGGCGCGGAGCGATATCGATGGCACGGACGTGTTCGCCCTGGTGGCCATGCTCGCTTGGCTCGGCGATCAACCCTCGCTCAAGCCGCGTGCTGATCGACTCTTCGATGTCGTCGCGGGCGCGATTCTGACCAGCGCAGGGAACGGCTAG